The following coding sequences lie in one Amycolatopsis cihanbeyliensis genomic window:
- a CDS encoding S1 family peptidase, with protein sequence MRPFRFLPWLLAAVLALLLGTPSTALAAEQRAPLGGGLTLHSGGDHRCTTSFAATDRWPGEWYLVAGGGCGRPGDTVRSGERVVGMVIAAETGITVIHVTNTTDWKLVPWISGPGGRLTLTGSAEAPIGASVCRTGSTTGWHCGVIQAKNQTIVYPDGRVHGVTRTSVCAEPGDGGAPFVHSDQAQGVLLGGSGNCAAGGSSYFVPVNPVLKRYGLILFTG encoded by the coding sequence ATGCGCCCCTTCCGTTTCCTCCCCTGGCTCCTCGCGGCAGTGCTGGCCCTGCTGCTGGGCACGCCGTCCACCGCCCTCGCCGCGGAGCAGCGCGCCCCGCTGGGCGGCGGGCTCACCCTGCATTCCGGCGGGGACCACCGCTGCACCACCTCCTTCGCGGCCACCGATCGCTGGCCCGGCGAGTGGTACCTGGTCGCGGGCGGCGGCTGCGGCCGGCCCGGCGACACCGTCCGCAGCGGCGAGCGGGTGGTCGGCATGGTGATCGCGGCGGAGACCGGGATCACCGTCATCCACGTCACCAACACCACCGACTGGAAGCTGGTGCCGTGGATCAGCGGGCCCGGCGGGCGGCTGACGCTCACCGGGTCGGCGGAGGCGCCGATCGGTGCCTCGGTGTGCCGCACCGGCAGCACCACCGGCTGGCACTGCGGCGTGATCCAGGCGAAGAACCAGACGATCGTCTACCCCGATGGGCGGGTGCACGGGGTGACCAGGACCAGTGTCTGCGCCGAACCGGGCGACGGCGGCGCACCGTTCGTCCACAGTGACCAGGCACAGGGCGTCCTGCTCGGCGGGTCGGGCAACTGCGCCGCCGGCGGCAGCAGCTACTTCGTTCCGGTCAACCCGGTCCTGAAGCGGTATGGGCTGATCCTGTTCACCGGCTGA